One part of the Rothia sp. ZJ932 genome encodes these proteins:
- a CDS encoding transglycosylase family protein, whose product MKTTSNIRRSAAALAFGGAAVAASLTPANAAPVEAWDALAQCESGGNWGINTGNGYYGGLQFSPSSWAAAGGSGSPAAASKAEQIRVAENLLQMQGWGAWPSCSAQLGLHAYGTGGAPAQVAAPAAAPAPVVAPAPAPVVVEAPAPVAAPVEAAPAPAPVVAPAPAPVAVAPAPVATVPAAGTYTVVAGDTLSEIALAHGYQGWDSLAKANAHIIPNPHLIEIGQVLILPAR is encoded by the coding sequence GTGAAGACTACTTCCAATATTCGTCGTTCAGCAGCAGCACTCGCTTTCGGTGGTGCCGCAGTTGCAGCGTCATTGACCCCCGCAAACGCAGCACCCGTTGAAGCATGGGACGCACTGGCACAGTGTGAATCAGGTGGCAACTGGGGCATCAACACCGGTAACGGTTACTACGGTGGTCTGCAGTTCAGCCCCTCATCATGGGCAGCAGCAGGTGGCTCAGGCTCGCCCGCAGCAGCTTCAAAGGCTGAGCAGATTCGCGTCGCTGAGAACCTCCTGCAGATGCAGGGTTGGGGCGCATGGCCTTCATGCTCAGCTCAGCTCGGTCTTCACGCATACGGCACCGGTGGCGCACCCGCTCAGGTTGCAGCACCCGCAGCTGCTCCCGCTCCTGTAGTAGCACCTGCTCCTGCACCCGTGGTAGTTGAGGCACCTGCACCCGTAGCAGCTCCTGTTGAGGCAGCACCTGCTCCCGCTCCTGTAGTAGCACCTGCTCCTGCACCCGTTGCAGTAGCACCTGCTCCCGTAGCAACCGTTCCTGCTGCTGGCACCTACACCGTTGTTGCCGGTGATACCCTGTCAGAAATCGCTCTGGCACACGGTTACCAGGGCTGGGACTCATTGGCTAAGGCTAATGCACACATCATCCCCAACCCCCACCTGATTGAAATTGGTCAGGTTCTGATTCTTCCCGCTCGCTAA
- the gatB gene encoding Asp-tRNA(Asn)/Glu-tRNA(Gln) amidotransferase subunit GatB → MSDEILSFEEAMEKYDPVLGFEVHVELNTATKMFDAAPNEFGDTPNTNVTPVSLGLPGVLPVVNGKAVESSIKLGLALGCEIAPVSHFARKNYFYPDTPKNFQTSQYDEPIAANGSIDIELEDGTVFTIDIERAHMEEDAGKLTHKGGSSGRIQGADFSLVDYNRAGVPLVEIVTRPIVGAGERAPELARAYVAAIREIVKNLGISDARMERGNVRCDANVSLMPKGTTEFGTRTETKNVNSLRSVERAVRYEIQRHAAVLDAGEKIIQETRMWHEDTRETTAGRPKSDADDYRYFPEPDLVPVVTDEEWIERLRAELPEPPAERRKRLKADWGFSDEEFRDVVNAGAMDAIEETIAAGAPAAVARKWWMGEIARIAKDREVDLAETGATAQTVVELNKLIEAKKINDKIARQVLGFVIDGEGEPAEIVQKRNLAVVSDDGALTTAIDDALAAMPDVADKIRAGKVQAAGAIVGQVMKATRGQADAARVRELILEKLGVEG, encoded by the coding sequence ATGTCTGATGAAATTTTGAGCTTTGAAGAGGCCATGGAGAAGTACGATCCCGTGCTGGGCTTCGAAGTACACGTTGAGCTGAATACCGCCACCAAGATGTTTGATGCGGCTCCCAACGAGTTCGGCGATACTCCGAACACTAACGTCACTCCCGTTTCGCTGGGTTTACCCGGAGTGCTGCCGGTGGTGAACGGTAAGGCTGTGGAGTCTTCTATTAAGCTGGGTCTGGCTTTGGGCTGTGAGATTGCTCCGGTCTCTCATTTCGCGCGTAAAAACTATTTTTACCCCGATACTCCCAAGAACTTTCAGACCTCTCAGTATGATGAGCCGATTGCTGCCAACGGTTCGATTGATATTGAGCTAGAAGACGGTACCGTGTTCACTATCGATATTGAGCGTGCACACATGGAAGAGGACGCAGGTAAGCTGACCCACAAGGGTGGCTCCTCCGGTCGTATTCAGGGTGCTGACTTCTCACTGGTTGACTACAACCGTGCGGGTGTACCCTTGGTGGAGATCGTGACTCGCCCGATTGTCGGTGCCGGTGAGCGTGCCCCCGAGCTAGCTCGCGCCTATGTTGCCGCTATTCGCGAAATCGTGAAGAATCTGGGTATTTCGGACGCTCGCATGGAGCGCGGTAACGTACGCTGTGATGCTAACGTTTCCCTCATGCCTAAGGGCACCACCGAGTTTGGTACCCGTACCGAGACCAAGAACGTGAACTCTTTGCGTTCGGTGGAGCGCGCGGTACGTTACGAGATTCAGCGTCATGCTGCTGTGCTCGATGCTGGTGAAAAGATTATTCAGGAAACCCGCATGTGGCATGAGGATACCCGCGAAACCACCGCAGGTCGTCCTAAGTCTGATGCCGATGATTACCGCTACTTCCCGGAGCCCGATTTGGTGCCGGTGGTCACTGATGAAGAGTGGATCGAGCGTCTGCGCGCAGAACTGCCCGAGCCTCCTGCCGAGCGTCGCAAGCGCCTGAAGGCTGACTGGGGCTTCTCTGATGAAGAGTTCCGCGATGTGGTAAACGCTGGTGCTATGGACGCTATCGAAGAGACCATTGCTGCTGGTGCTCCTGCCGCCGTTGCCCGTAAGTGGTGGATGGGTGAGATTGCTCGTATCGCCAAGGACCGTGAGGTCGATTTGGCTGAGACCGGTGCAACTGCGCAGACTGTTGTTGAACTGAATAAGCTTATTGAAGCGAAGAAAATCAACGATAAGATTGCCCGCCAGGTACTGGGCTTCGTTATTGATGGTGAGGGTGAGCCTGCCGAGATTGTGCAGAAGCGCAACCTTGCTGTGGTCTCTGACGATGGTGCTCTCACCACCGCTATTGATGACGCGCTTGCTGCGATGCCCGATGTTGCCGATAAGATCCGTGCCGGTAAGGTGCAGGCTGCTGGCGCAATCGTCGGTCAGGTCATGAAGGCTACCCGCGGTCAGGCAGATGCTGCCCGCGTCCGCGAGCTAATTCTTGAAAAGCTGGGCGTTGAGGGCTAA
- the gatC gene encoding Asp-tRNA(Asn)/Glu-tRNA(Gln) amidotransferase subunit GatC, with protein MSAITRETVAHLAQLAHIEMSDDELVALASELDVIVDSVKSVSDAVSDDIPATSHPIPLKNVFREDVVSDTLNAEEALSGAPDAEDGKFRVPAILDES; from the coding sequence ATGTCTGCCATTACCCGTGAGACGGTTGCGCACCTAGCGCAGCTTGCTCATATTGAGATGAGCGATGATGAGCTGGTGGCTTTGGCCTCAGAGCTAGACGTCATCGTTGATTCTGTGAAGTCTGTATCTGATGCTGTGTCAGATGATATTCCGGCAACGAGCCACCCGATTCCTCTCAAGAATGTTTTCCGTGAAGACGTAGTGAGCGATACCCTGAACGCCGAAGAGGCACTGTCGGGCGCTCCCGATGCTGAGGACGGTAAGTTTAGGGTTCCGGCAATTCTGGATGAAAGCTAA
- a CDS encoding PP2C family serine/threonine-protein phosphatase — protein MSTSHLTIFTGKATDKGAFRDNNEDALTVAGTLAVVADGMGGHEAGEVASRLAARTLAYSSLFTQPGGMTKEQNEQALADMIAEREAEAQESQANFRSRRRKNTTALNKQIMKTLERLRGIIGEADESIKSTLNQRAGTTLTGAWLTYIGDQNMWFVFNVGDSRTYRLVRGEDLQTNEESLSLSGELDGVGLEQITVDHSEVQYLVDTGQITAMEALTHPRRNVITRALGTGNYWEPDFWVIPAKPGDRLMLCSDGLSGELSHNYMARVLATVEHPQDAADVLQTAALRAGGRDNISVVVVDAITEEEADARAQALKELTATESHEILEKAEDYEVKPTASSEDPEFVSERSLNQEFYYKDEQ, from the coding sequence ATGAGCACCTCTCACCTGACGATTTTTACCGGTAAGGCAACAGACAAGGGTGCTTTTCGTGATAATAATGAGGACGCACTGACCGTAGCCGGCACCCTTGCCGTGGTGGCCGATGGTATGGGTGGTCACGAAGCCGGTGAGGTCGCCTCACGTTTGGCAGCGCGAACCCTCGCCTATTCTTCGCTATTCACTCAGCCCGGTGGGATGACCAAAGAGCAGAACGAACAGGCACTGGCAGATATGATTGCCGAGCGCGAGGCTGAGGCTCAGGAGTCGCAGGCGAACTTTCGCTCTCGCCGCCGCAAGAATACGACCGCGCTGAACAAGCAGATTATGAAGACCCTGGAGCGCCTGCGAGGCATCATCGGTGAAGCTGATGAGTCTATTAAATCCACTTTGAACCAGCGTGCCGGCACCACTCTCACCGGTGCCTGGCTGACCTACATTGGCGATCAAAATATGTGGTTTGTCTTCAACGTTGGCGATTCACGCACCTACCGATTAGTGCGTGGCGAAGACCTACAAACGAATGAGGAATCGCTATCGCTTTCTGGCGAACTCGACGGTGTGGGTCTTGAACAAATCACCGTTGATCACTCTGAGGTGCAGTACCTCGTTGATACCGGTCAGATCACCGCAATGGAAGCCCTGACCCACCCCCGCCGCAACGTCATCACCCGCGCCCTGGGCACCGGCAACTACTGGGAACCCGATTTCTGGGTCATTCCGGCAAAACCCGGTGACCGCCTGATGCTCTGCTCTGACGGTCTTTCTGGCGAGCTCTCACACAACTACATGGCGCGCGTCCTCGCCACCGTTGAACACCCCCAAGACGCCGCGGACGTTTTGCAAACAGCTGCCCTGCGCGCCGGTGGTCGCGACAATATCTCCGTTGTTGTGGTCGATGCTATTACTGAAGAAGAAGCGGACGCGCGTGCTCAAGCACTCAAGGAATTGACCGCTACCGAATCTCACGAAATCCTCGAAAAAGCTGAGGACTACGAGGTCAAACCCACTGCTAGCTCAGAAGACCCCGAATTTGTCTCTGAACGGTCACTAAACCAGGAGTTCTACTACAAAGACGAGCAGTAA
- the ligA gene encoding NAD-dependent DNA ligase LigA has protein sequence MSVDLAIVESVTDREKVEGPDVSEELKQHYAELIDKVRAARTEYYVNDAPTLSDADYDVLYTELEKFEALNPELVANDSPTQEVGGEVSTAFAPVTHRARMYSLEDIFSLDEIIAWIEKTAQNAQRLTGHKAQWLSELKIDGLAINLFYRKGKLVRAATRGDGYTGEDVTHNVLTIKSIPTSLAGQDHPEELEVRGEIFISSQDFRALNERMIEEKKAPFANPRNAAAGSLRQKDASVTAARPLSMFVHGIGANSGLSVTSQSEMYALLEEWGLPVSPYSKMLDTAEEVLEFIAYFGEHRHDLVHEIDGIVIKVNDFATQQQLGHTSRVPRWAAAYKYPPEEVNTKLYDIRVSVGRTGRVTPFGMMEPTKVAGSTVEMATLHNQDVVKAKGVLIGDTVVLRKAGDVIPEIVGPVVALRDGSEREFVMPSHCPSCGEPLAPAKDGDVDIRCLNTRSCPAQLMGRIYHIGSRGALDIEALGEEAARALTAPAAPEIPPLTSEAYLFDLRPEDLGEVRIEREKKGKNAKAGTTELVPYFYTRGTVSKPSVPSRNTLKLFDQLEKAKTQPLWRVLVALSIRHVGPTAARALATEFGSMDAIAAASTEQLAAVDGVGQTIADSITEWFAVDWHREIIERWSAAGVQMKDERDESLERTLEGLTIVVTGTLENFTRDSVKEAIIVRGGRASGSVSKKTHYLVAGASAGSKLDKAEQLGVTVLDEEGFINLLEKGPQE, from the coding sequence ATGAGCGTTGATCTAGCCATTGTTGAGTCTGTAACAGACCGCGAAAAAGTTGAAGGCCCCGATGTATCTGAAGAGCTCAAACAGCACTACGCTGAGCTCATCGACAAAGTGCGTGCAGCCCGCACCGAGTACTACGTCAATGACGCGCCGACTCTCTCGGATGCCGACTACGACGTTCTCTACACCGAGCTGGAAAAATTTGAGGCGCTGAACCCCGAACTAGTAGCTAACGATTCGCCCACCCAAGAAGTCGGCGGTGAAGTTTCTACGGCTTTCGCTCCGGTGACTCACCGCGCTCGCATGTACTCGCTGGAAGACATTTTCTCCCTGGATGAAATCATCGCGTGGATCGAGAAGACCGCTCAGAATGCTCAGCGCCTCACCGGTCACAAAGCCCAGTGGCTGAGCGAGCTCAAAATTGATGGTCTTGCCATCAACCTCTTTTATCGCAAGGGTAAGCTCGTGCGCGCGGCAACCCGCGGCGACGGTTACACGGGTGAGGACGTGACCCACAATGTGCTGACCATCAAGAGCATTCCCACCTCCTTAGCGGGGCAGGACCACCCTGAAGAGCTTGAAGTGCGCGGCGAGATCTTCATTTCTTCCCAGGACTTCCGTGCCTTGAACGAGCGCATGATTGAAGAGAAAAAAGCTCCTTTCGCGAACCCCCGCAACGCTGCTGCCGGTTCGCTGCGGCAAAAGGACGCGTCCGTCACCGCTGCGCGTCCGCTGAGTATGTTCGTACACGGTATCGGGGCGAACTCTGGGCTGAGTGTTACCAGCCAGTCTGAGATGTACGCACTCCTTGAGGAATGGGGACTGCCGGTAAGCCCCTACAGTAAGATGCTCGACACTGCTGAGGAGGTACTGGAGTTCATTGCATACTTCGGTGAGCACCGCCATGATTTGGTACACGAAATTGACGGCATCGTCATCAAGGTGAACGATTTTGCCACCCAACAGCAGCTGGGGCACACATCGCGCGTGCCGCGTTGGGCAGCTGCTTACAAGTACCCGCCGGAGGAGGTCAACACCAAGCTCTACGATATTCGCGTGAGCGTGGGTCGTACCGGGCGGGTGACTCCCTTTGGCATGATGGAACCGACCAAAGTTGCCGGTTCAACCGTTGAGATGGCAACCTTGCACAATCAGGATGTCGTCAAAGCTAAGGGTGTACTGATTGGGGACACCGTAGTGCTGCGCAAAGCCGGAGACGTGATCCCCGAAATCGTGGGGCCAGTTGTTGCCCTACGTGACGGTAGCGAACGTGAGTTTGTGATGCCTAGCCACTGCCCCTCCTGCGGAGAACCGCTGGCACCAGCTAAAGATGGGGACGTTGATATTCGCTGTCTCAATACTCGTTCCTGCCCCGCCCAGCTGATGGGGCGTATCTACCACATTGGTTCTCGCGGGGCGCTAGATATCGAGGCACTGGGGGAGGAAGCCGCACGCGCGCTGACTGCCCCCGCTGCTCCCGAGATTCCGCCGCTCACCAGCGAGGCTTATCTGTTCGACCTGCGTCCAGAAGATTTAGGCGAGGTTCGAATCGAACGTGAGAAAAAAGGTAAAAACGCCAAAGCCGGTACCACAGAGCTTGTGCCCTACTTCTACACCCGTGGCACCGTAAGTAAACCTTCGGTGCCCTCGCGCAACACACTCAAACTCTTTGATCAGCTAGAGAAAGCTAAAACTCAGCCCCTGTGGCGTGTATTAGTTGCTCTCTCTATTCGCCATGTGGGGCCAACCGCGGCACGCGCACTTGCCACCGAGTTCGGGTCGATGGACGCTATTGCTGCTGCCTCGACCGAGCAATTGGCGGCAGTAGACGGGGTAGGGCAAACAATCGCCGATTCTATTACTGAATGGTTTGCTGTCGACTGGCACCGCGAAATCATCGAACGCTGGTCAGCTGCTGGCGTACAGATGAAGGACGAACGTGACGAGTCTCTAGAGCGCACCTTAGAAGGTCTCACCATTGTCGTGACGGGAACGCTCGAAAATTTCACGCGTGACTCCGTCAAAGAGGCAATCATTGTTCGTGGTGGTCGAGCCTCAGGGTCAGTATCAAAGAAAACCCATTACCTGGTGGCAGGTGCCTCCGCTGGCTCGAAACTCGATAAGGCAGAACAGCTGGGTGTGACGGTGCTCGATGAAGAAGGCTTTATTAACCTCCTAGAGAAAGGACCTCAAGAGTAG
- the gatA gene encoding Asp-tRNA(Asn)/Glu-tRNA(Gln) amidotransferase subunit GatA: protein MTEIIKLSAAQLAQKMREGELTSVEITQAYIDHIVGTDGEALDDNNRAAGKSGLNAYLHVNAEEALEVAAGVDADRAAGQELPELAGVPIAVKDLIVTKGQPTTAASRMLEGWMSPYDGTVTQKIRAARMPILGKTNLDEFAMGSSTEHSAFGVTRNPWALDRIPGGSGGGSAVAVAAFQAPLALGTDTGGSIRQPAAVTGSVGVKPTYGSVSRYGVIAMASSLDQVGPCARTVLDTALLHEVIGGHDPKDSTSLNEPVGAYADAARQGATEGGLKGLRVGVIKELTGEGFQEGVLARFNESVELLKQAGAEIVEVSLPSVKEAIGAYYLIMSSEVSSNLAKYDGVRFGLRVVPEDGPVTIERVMSATRAAGFGDEAKRRIILGTYALSAGYYDAYYGSAQKVRTLIQRDYAKAFEVADVLISPTAPTTAYKLGEKTKGDPMAMYKGDIATVPTNLAGVPSISIPGGLADEDGLPVGIQFTAPAHEDARLYRAGAGLEALLEAQWGAPLHAQMPDTRDLIRDFDFGA, encoded by the coding sequence ATGACTGAGATTATTAAACTATCAGCTGCCCAGCTCGCGCAGAAAATGCGCGAGGGCGAGCTGACCTCTGTTGAGATTACCCAGGCGTACATCGACCACATTGTGGGAACCGACGGTGAGGCGCTGGACGATAACAACCGTGCTGCCGGTAAGAGTGGTTTGAATGCCTACCTGCACGTTAACGCTGAAGAAGCGTTGGAAGTAGCAGCCGGTGTGGACGCTGATCGCGCCGCTGGTCAAGAGCTCCCCGAGCTTGCAGGGGTGCCTATCGCTGTTAAAGATTTGATTGTCACCAAGGGGCAGCCCACCACTGCGGCATCTCGCATGCTTGAGGGCTGGATGAGCCCCTATGACGGCACCGTGACTCAGAAGATTCGTGCAGCCCGCATGCCTATTTTGGGTAAGACCAACCTGGACGAGTTCGCTATGGGTTCATCCACCGAGCACTCCGCTTTTGGCGTAACCCGCAATCCTTGGGCGCTGGATCGTATTCCCGGTGGCTCCGGTGGCGGTTCAGCTGTCGCTGTTGCTGCTTTCCAGGCGCCTTTGGCGTTGGGTACTGATACCGGCGGTTCTATCCGCCAGCCCGCAGCGGTAACCGGTTCAGTGGGTGTTAAGCCTACTTACGGTTCTGTCTCACGCTACGGTGTGATTGCGATGGCGTCCTCCCTTGACCAGGTGGGGCCCTGTGCGCGCACCGTTCTTGATACCGCTTTGCTTCACGAGGTCATTGGTGGTCACGACCCCAAAGACTCCACCTCTCTCAATGAACCTGTTGGTGCTTACGCGGACGCAGCCCGTCAGGGCGCTACTGAAGGCGGTCTCAAAGGCCTGCGCGTCGGTGTTATTAAAGAGCTCACCGGCGAAGGCTTCCAAGAGGGCGTACTGGCGCGTTTCAACGAATCTGTTGAGCTGCTCAAGCAGGCTGGCGCTGAAATCGTTGAGGTTTCCCTGCCTTCTGTGAAAGAGGCAATTGGTGCTTACTACCTGATTATGTCGTCTGAGGTTTCATCTAACCTCGCTAAGTACGACGGCGTCCGTTTCGGTCTGCGCGTTGTACCCGAAGATGGTCCCGTGACTATCGAGCGCGTTATGTCAGCTACCCGCGCAGCAGGTTTTGGTGATGAGGCTAAGCGCCGCATCATTCTGGGTACTTACGCACTCAGCGCCGGTTACTATGATGCTTACTACGGTTCAGCGCAGAAGGTTCGTACCCTGATTCAGCGTGACTACGCCAAGGCGTTCGAGGTTGCCGATGTGCTGATTTCCCCGACTGCTCCCACCACCGCTTACAAGTTGGGGGAGAAGACCAAGGGCGATCCCATGGCAATGTACAAGGGTGATATCGCTACGGTGCCCACTAACTTGGCAGGCGTTCCTTCTATCTCAATCCCCGGCGGTTTGGCTGATGAAGACGGTCTGCCCGTTGGTATTCAGTTCACTGCCCCCGCCCACGAGGACGCGCGTCTCTACCGCGCAGGCGCTGGTTTGGAGGCTCTGTTGGAGGCTCAGTGGGGTGCTCCTTTGCATGCTCAGATGCCTGATACTCGTGACCTTATTCGTGACTTCGACTTTGGAGCGTAA